In Pseudoclavibacter sp. Marseille-Q3772, the sequence CCTTGGCCGCGCAACTGCCGGGCGGCTGGTCGAATCGAACCACCACGTCACGGTCGCGACCCGCCACGGCACTGCGTTTCCGGGAGCGCACAGTGTCGCGCTCGACATCACCGCATCTGAGGCCGCCGAGCGAATCCTCGCGCTGCACCAGCGCGACCCGCTCACCTCAGTAGTTCTGTGCTGCAACTTTCCGTATGGAAAGTGGCGCATCCCCTGGGATGCCGCGACTCGCGCCGCAATCGAAGTCGGACGCTCGACCGGGGCCGCAATGGTGCTGGCGGGAAATCTCTACGCCTACGGCCCTACCAACGAACCGCTCCACGAAGGCATGCCGCTGAGCGCATCCTTCGACGGCGGGCGGGTACGGGCAAACGTGTGGCAGCGACTGCTGCGGGCGAGCGAACAGTATGGCTTTGGCGCCACCGAGATTCGCGGCAGCGACTATCTGGGTCCCGGTGCGGGCGCCAACGCGCACGCTGGCGACCGCTTGCTCTTACCGCTGCTTGCCGGGAAACCTGCATACCCGCTCGGAAACATCGACGCGCCACACACGTGGACGGTCATCGACGATTTCGGCCGGATGCTCGCACGAGCAGCCACCGACCCGAGGCTGTACGGTCGACCCTGGCACGTACCTTCGCCCGAGCCGCTCAGCCTCAGCGAGCTTGCACGCATCGCCACCCGCCTGGCAGGCGTCCCGGCCCCAAGGTTACGACCAGTTCCGTTCTGGCCACTGCGCGCACTTGGCACGGTGTCACCGGCGATGCGAGCCCTCGCCGATGTTAGCTACCAGTTCACCCAGCCGTTCGTGATGGCCGACACCGATGCTCGCACCCTGCTGGACTGCACTCACACGCCACTGACAACCGCCCTGCAGCAAGCACTTGACGCAGCGCACCGCTAGCGCAGCCCGAGGCCTCCTCGGAAAACCGACGGGGCCCGCA encodes:
- a CDS encoding NAD-dependent epimerase/dehydratase family protein, translating into MHILVIGLGALGRATAGRLVESNHHVTVATRHGTAFPGAHSVALDITASEAAERILALHQRDPLTSVVLCCNFPYGKWRIPWDAATRAAIEVGRSTGAAMVLAGNLYAYGPTNEPLHEGMPLSASFDGGRVRANVWQRLLRASEQYGFGATEIRGSDYLGPGAGANAHAGDRLLLPLLAGKPAYPLGNIDAPHTWTVIDDFGRMLARAATDPRLYGRPWHVPSPEPLSLSELARIATRLAGVPAPRLRPVPFWPLRALGTVSPAMRALADVSYQFTQPFVMADTDARTLLDCTHTPLTTALQQALDAAHR